Within Streptomyces albofaciens JCM 4342, the genomic segment CGGACACCGAGGCCAAGGCGGTCCTCGAAGGACTCAGGGACGGCTCGGTCGACCTGGTCATCGGCACCCACCGCCTCTTCTCCTCCGAGACCAAGTTCAAGGACCTGGGCCTGGTCATCGTCGACGAGGAGCAGCGCTTCGGCGTCGAGCACAAGGAGCAGCTCAAGAAGCTGCGCGCCAACGTGGACGTGCTGACGATGTCGGCCACGCCCATTCCCCGTACGCTCGAAATGGCGGTCACGGGCATCCGCGAGATGTCCACGATCACCACCCCGCCGGAGGAGCGGCACCCGGTCCTGACGTTCGTGGGACCGTACGAGGACAAGCAGATCGGCGCCGCCATCCGCCGTGAACTGCTGCGCGAGGGCCAGGTCTTCTACATCCACAACCGGGTCGAGTCCATCGACCGGGCGGCGGCCCGGCTGCGCGAGATCGTGCCGGAGGCCCGTATCCGCACCGCCCACGGGCAGATGGGCGAGGCGGAGCTGGAGCAGGTCGTGGTCGACTTCTGGGAGAAGAAGTTCGACGTGCTGGTCTCCACGACGATCGTGGAGTCCGGCATCGACATCTCCAACGCCAACACCCTCATCGTCGAGCGTGGCGACAACTTCGGACTGTCCCAGCTGCACCAGCTGCGCGGCCGGGTCGGCCGCGGCCGCGAGCGCGGTTACGCCTACTTCCTCTACCCGCCGGAGAAGCCGCTCACCGAGACCGCCCACGAGCGCCTGGCGACCATCGCGCAGCACACGGAGATGGGCGCGGGCATGTACGTGGCGATGAAGGACCTGGAGATCCGCGGCGCCGGAAACCTCCTCGGCGGCGAACAGTCCGGGCACATCGCGGGCGTCGGCTTCGACCTGTACGTACGGATGGTGGGCGAGGCCGTCGCCGACTACCGGGCGTCCCTGGAGGGCGGCGTGGAGGAGGAGCCGCCGCTGGAGGTCAAGATCGAGCTGCCGGTGGACGCGCACGTCCCGCACGACTACGCGCCCGGCGAGCGGCTGCGCCTCCAGGCGTACCGCGCGATCGCCGCCGCGTCCTCGGAGGAGGACATCGCGGCGGTCCGCGAGGAGCTGACCGACCGTTACGGCAAGCTGCCCGAGCCGGTCGAGAACCTTCTGCTGGTCGCGGGACTGCGGATGCTCGCCCGCTCCTGCGGCGTCACGGACATCACCCTCCAGGGCTCCAACGTCCGCTTCTCCCCGGTCGAACTGCGCGAGTCCCAGGAACTGCGCCTCAAGCGCCTGTACCCGCGCACGGTCCTCAAGCCGGCCACCCGCCAGGCCCTGGTGCCGCGCCCGACCACGGGCAAGATCGGCGGCAAGCCGCTGGTCGGGCGGGAACTGCTGTCCTGGGTGGGGGAGTTCCTCACGTCGGTCCTGGGCTGAGCGGGGGCGGGGCGGCGGATCGGCGGCCGCCCCGCCGGCGCCGGGGTGGACGCGCACCGGACGCGGGACACCGGGCACGGGGCACCGGGCATGGGGCACGGGGCACCGGGCATGGGGCACGGGATGCCGGGCACGGGGCACCGGGCGGCGGTTTGACCTGCCTTCCGCCCGATTCAGGCACCTTGGTGGTGACCAGTGGGAGATATCGCTCTATCTTCGGGATGCCCCGTGCGCCTCACCGGCATCGCGCGGGGCGCTTCCTCCTGCTGATTCCTCACCGAACTGGACGTTCCCACCGTGATAAGACCCCGCCGCGCCGCCCTGTCCGCCGCCTCCCTGATCACCGCGGCCCTGGTCGCCCTCTCCGGCTGTACGCCGGACGGCGGTGCGGACAAGGGCGGCGCGGCGAGCCCGTCCGCGACGGCTTCCGCCTCGGCCTCCGCCACGCCTTCGCCGTCCGAGAGCGCGAGCCCGAGCCCGAGCGCCACGCCGTCGTCCGCCGCGCCCACGCCCGAGGCCGCCGAGCCGCCCGCGCCGACGCGTAAGACGCACCGGTCCGGCGGGGGTTCGGACTCCGGGTCCGGTGGCTCCGGTTCGGGTGGGTCGTCCTCCGGCGGGTCCGGCTCCGGCGGATCGTCCTCCGGGGGCTCCGGTTCCGGTTCGGGTGACTCCGGCTCCAGCGCGTCGGGCGGGGTGATCCTCGCGCCGTCCGGCAACCACTACCGCCGCGGCCAGTTCTGCAAGAAGGCCCACCTCGGCCTGACCACGAAGGACGCGCACGGCGCCACCCTCACCTGCGCGATGGAGAGCGGCCGCCCGCACTGGCAGTGAGCCGCGCGGCCCGGCCCGCCCTCACACCACGTGGGCGGCGATCAGCCGGGCGCAGGCGGCCGGGCCGGTGTCGGTGGTGTCCACCTCGACGTCGTAGGCGACGCCCCGGTGGACCAGTTCGGCCTGGGACGCCGCCATGCCGGTGATCCGGTCGCCCCGCGCGGCCTCGCGCGCGGCGGCCGTCTCCGGGGCGCAGCGCACACCGACCCACAGCACCGACAGGCCCTTCAGCGTGCGGCGCCAGCGTTCCTGGCCGGCGCCGCCGTCGAGGAACACCTCGTCCAGGAGGACGCCGGTGCCCGCGCGGGCGGTGGCCGCGATGCCCTCCTGCCAGTCGCTCTGCAGGGCGCGGAAGACCGGTCCGACGGTGATGCTGCCGTCGGGCGCGAGGCCGAGGCCCGGCGCGGTGGCGGACGCCTCCGGTGTGACCAGCGACGGCGGCAGGGACTCGATGAAGGCGTCGACGCCGAACGTCAGCCAGGGCCGGGGCAGGATCTCCTGGAGCTGCCGGACGAGGGTCGAAGTGCCGGAGCTGGAACCGCCGTTCAGGACGACGACGTCGGTGCGGGTGCGGGCGGGGGTGCGTGGGTGGCCGGTGGTCATCCGGACAACGTACGCAGCCGGGCCCGGCCCTGTCCTCCGTAATTACGCGGCCGGGGCCGCGGGCGGATCATGAGGTCGGGACCGGTTGGGAACACGCCGCCCGGACCGGGGGCGGATCACGTGGTCACAGCCGGCCCATCCGCTGGAGAACCGTCACGTCACCGGCGGTGCCGACGATGCCGTAGACGGCCCGCGGGTGGCGCTTGCGGGCGTCCTCCAGGGCCTGTTCGGCCTTGCGGTCGTCGTGCAGTTCCACGGCGATGTAGTCGGGGGCGATGCCCCGGGTGTCCCCTATCCAGAAGACCCGGGCGCGGTCGGTCAGCCGGGAGATGGGCCGTATGTCGGCCTCGACCGTGGCGCCGTCGGGGATACGTTCCAGCAGGTGTTCCGCGGCCGTCGCCGTGGGCGGCTTGCGGTAGGTGCCGGCCTCGGTCAGGCGGGCCAGCGGGAGGGTGGTGCTCAGGGCCAGCGCGGCGGCCAGTACGGCGGCGG encodes:
- a CDS encoding chloramphenicol phosphotransferase CPT family protein, encoding MTTGHPRTPARTRTDVVVLNGGSSSGTSTLVRQLQEILPRPWLTFGVDAFIESLPPSLVTPEASATAPGLGLAPDGSITVGPVFRALQSDWQEGIAATARAGTGVLLDEVFLDGGAGQERWRRTLKGLSVLWVGVRCAPETAAAREAARGDRITGMAASQAELVHRGVAYDVEVDTTDTGPAACARLIAAHVV